The Halobacterium hubeiense genome contains the following window.
TCCGCAGAGAGTGCCTCCCGTACACGACTGGCGACGGCGCGCCGGACGTCGCGTAGCCACGGAACCGGCCGCTCGTCGCCGTCGCGGTAGTACGCCCACACCGTCGCGGCGCCCGCGAACAGCGCGAGCACGCCGACCGCGACGAGCACGACCATCGAGACGCCGACGACGCTGTCGTTCTCCGTGAACACCGCGAACGGCCTGTCGGCGTCGAACGTGTGCGGGCCCGACCAGCGGTAGCCGTTTTCGACGATGCTCGTCGGCGGCAACACGTTCTCCGTGTCGTAGCCCTCCGGCGAGCGGAGCGTCAGCGTCTGGTTCGGCGCGAGGTCCCCGAACCACTGCGTGGAGAACGAGTCCACGACCACTCGGTCCTCCTCGACGCGCGAGAAGTTCGTCCACGTGAACCGGAGCGAGAGCACGCCCGTGGTGTTGTTCCCGGCTTCGACGACGCGCGAACTCCGGCTGGCGTTCCGGATTTCCATCTGCCGACCGACGCGGTCGCTGACCGACGGGACGACCGCGCGGAACACGTCCACGGAGAACTCGGTGTCCGCCGCGCCAGCCTCGAACCGGCCGCGGAGCTGTTCGAACGCCGCGGTGGCGTTGTCGTCCTCGAGGGAGTACTTCGAGGAGACGGTCCAGCGAGCCGCGCCGTCGGACTGAATCTGGACGGTGATGTCGACGCCCGACGGCGACGACGCGGCGTCTTCTTGGAGGGCGGCCGACTGCGGAGCGGGCGCTCCGACTGCACCGGCCACGGGCACGGCGAGGAGACAGACGACGGCGACGAGGAGGGCGGCCTGCCGCATACCAGTTCCGTCCACCCCGCTCGTGCAAAGTATTTTCTATCCGGCGGAATCCGCCAGTTCACCGACCGCACGGCCCAGCCCTCGCTCCCGACAGTCGTTACGGCGGGCTGACAGGTGATACCGGCCAGCGGTGACGACGCTTCGCCGGGACTCGGCCGCGTTCGTCGTCTCCGCATCGTTTTTGTCGGGTGCGGCCGAACGCGTTCCCATGTCCCGCGTTCGCCCCGCCCTCGCTGCCGTCCTCCTCGTGGTCGCGACGACGGCCACGCTCGCCGCCAGCGGCGGCGTCGCCGCGCCCGTCGAACCCGGCGACGAACCCGTCGTCGGCACGTCAGAGCAGTCCGCGCACGTCCTCCTACTCACCGAAGCGAACACGGCGGCGTACAACGAGCCGCGCGCGTCCGTCACGAGCACGCTCGAATCCGGGCACGCGACCCTCGGCACCGACCTCCGGCTCGCGACGGTCGAACAGCGCCTCGACGCGGCCGACAATCGGTCCGCCCGGCGCGAGATTCTCCGGAACGCCACCGACGAGGCCGCCGAGCGCGTCGCGGCGCTCCGAGAGCGCGCGACCGCCGCTCACGACGCGTACCGGAACGGGGAGCTGTCCACCGGCTCGTACGTCCGCACGCTCGGCACGATTCACGCGGAGGCCAGCAGCCTCTCGACGACGCTCGGGCGGACAGCCAGCGGGGGGTCGCTGTACAACCACGCCATCAGCGATAGCTTCTCCGAAATCGGCACGCGGGTGTACCGCCTCCGCGCACAGCTGGCGACCGTGCAGGGGCCGGTCCGGGAGCACGTCGCCGACGTCGTCCACGGCAACCGCGAGCAGGTTCGCGTCCACGTGACCGCCGGCAACGGCGTGATGCTCTCGACCATCGACGACGGCACGTACGTCCGCGAGACCGTCCGCCCCGACAACGTCGAGGAGACGCTCGGCGGCGACTTCGCCGACGCGTCGACGGTCATCCAGTCGAAGTACCCGTGGCTGTCGAACAACTCGCGGTCGCCGAGCATCATCGAGACCCGGGGCGGGTACGCCTTCTACTACCGCGCGAACTACGGCCACGGCCAGATTACGGCGTACATCGACACGACGACCGAGAAGGTCTACGCCGAGCGCCACCAGCAGACGCTCGCCCAGCTCCCCGCCGACGTCGAACAGCGGGACACGGCGAACAACGTGACGCTGTCCACGTCCCGGACGTACGCCGGCGGCCCGCTGCTCGTGCGGGCGGAGAACGAAGCCGGCGAGCCCATCGACACGACCGTCTCGCTGAACGGGACGTCGGTCGGTGACACCGGCGACGACGGCCGGCTCTGGGTGTTGAGTCCCGCGGGCGAGTACAACGTCGCGACGGTACACGACGGTGCGGCGCTGGAAGTCAACGTGACCGCGCGGCCGGCGCCGTAGCGACCTGTCCGAGTGTTCTTGTAGGAGGACGGGACCACTGGAGCGCGTGCCTCGCGGCTACGCGCCCGTCGCAGTCGTGCTCCTGCTCGCGGTGACGGTCGTTGCCGCGGCAGCCGTCGCGACCGCGGTTCCTGCGCTCCCCGGCGACCCACCGCCACAGCGCGGCGTCGCCGCCGACGCGACCAGCGACGGCCGCGTCCAGGTGACGCTACACGCCGGAGAGTCGATAGACATCGAGAGTGCGACCGTCCGCATCGCGGTCGACGGCGAGCCGCTGGCCCACCAGCCGCCCGTGCCGTTCTTCGCGGCGCGCGGATTCCACGGCGGGCCGACCGGCCCGTTCAACGTCGCCGCCGACCAGTCGTGGGCCGTCGGCGAAACCGCGTCGCTGCAGGTCACGGGAACCAACAGCCCCGCGTTACGAGTGGGCGCGACGCTCACCGTGCGCGTGCTCGTGGACGGGCGAGTCGTCGCCGTCGGCGAGACGACGGTCGAGAAGACGTCGTAGGCGTCAGTCCGAAGCGTGCTCGTCGGGGGCTCGCGCGAGCGTGACGATGGCGCGCGGACTCCCGGGCTTGGCCTGCATCACGTGGTGTTCGACGTCCACGAAGCCGGCTTCCGCGAACATCCGGTCAGCCTCGTCCTCGTCGTAGAACAGCATGATGGCGTCCGCGACCTTCTGGAACACCGTCGAGTTCGGGTAGTCCGGGCCAACCACGACGGTCCACTCCCCGGGCTCGAGCACGCGCCGAATCTCGCGCAGGCCCTCGACAGGGTTGGGCCAGTACTCGATGGAGCCCGACGACCACACCGCGTCGAACGTGTTGTCCTTGAACGGCAGGCGCTCGGCGTCCCCGTAGTGGAACGCCACGGGGTCGTGCTTGCCGAACTTCTCGCGCGCCTTCGCGAGCTGGTGGCGGCTCTGGTCGAGGCCGTAGACGTCGTCGGTGTACTGGAGGATCCCCTCCGTGCCGAACCCGGTGCCACAGCCGACGTCGAGCACGCGGTCGTCGGCGTCGAGATCGAGCATCGCCAGCGCCTCGTCGCGCATCTCCTCGTTCCACACGAACGGGTTGACGCGGTCGTACACCTTCGAGAGGTACTTGTAGAAGGTGCGGGCGCGCGCCTTGTCTTCGAGGACTCCCATTACCCCGGAATTGCGCCCGAAGACGCATAATAGCTTGCGTTAGCGCCCGCGAACTTCGCAACTACCATATAGGCCGTGGCCAAAGGTCCGCCCGGTAAGAGTGTATGCCAAGGCCAGAGGTTCTTGAAGACATCAAATCGGCTGAATCGGACGCCGACGACATCGTGGCCGAGGCGGAGGAGGACCGCGAGCAGCGGTTGTCCGAAGCCCGGAAGCGGGCCGATGAAATCCGCAGCGAAGCGGAAGAGGAGGCCCGCGAGCTGAAAGAACAGCGACTCGAAGAGGCACGCGAAGACATCGAGGCGGAACGCAACCGCATCCTCGAGGAAGGCGAGGCCGACCGCGAGCAGCTCGAAGCCCTCGCCGAGGAGAACGAGGAGGACGCGGTCGCGTACGCCGTCGAACAGTTCGAGGAGGCGGTACATGCTCAGACCTGAGCGCATGAGCAAGGTGTCGGTGACGGGCTCGAAGCGCGTCATCGACGACGTCATCGAGACGATTCACGACCTCAACCTCGTCCACCTCTCGGACTACGACGGCAAAATCGAGGGGTTCGACAACGGCAACCCGATGGAGGGCGCCGACGACGCCTCCGAGAAGCTCGTCACGGTGCGGTCCCTTCAATCGACGCTCGACGTCGACGAGGCCGACGCCGGCCCGACCCGCATCGTCACCGACGAAGCCCTCGAGACGGAACTCGAGGAGATTCGCGTCGAAGTCAACGAGCTCGACGACCGCTACGGCGAGCTCGAGGACGAGCTGCGCGACGTCGAGGAGCGCATCGACGCCGTCGAGCCGTTCGCGGACCTCGGCATCGACCTCGACCTGCTCGGCGGCTACGACAGCCTGCAGGTCGCGGTCGGTGAGGGGAACGCCGACGCCGTCCGCGACGAACTCCGGACCGCGGAAGCCATCGAGGCGTTCGAGGTCTTCGAGGGCGACGACACGCTGGCGGTGTTCGCGTACCCGCGCGGCGACGACCCGGACGCGCTCGACGACGCGCTCGTCGGCGTGGAGTTCGGGCGACTGGAGGTCCCGGACG
Protein-coding sequences here:
- a CDS encoding helix-turn-helix transcriptional regulator, whose protein sequence is MRQAALLVAVVCLLAVPVAGAVGAPAPQSAALQEDAASSPSGVDITVQIQSDGAARWTVSSKYSLEDDNATAAFEQLRGRFEAGAADTEFSVDVFRAVVPSVSDRVGRQMEIRNASRSSRVVEAGNNTTGVLSLRFTWTNFSRVEEDRVVVDSFSTQWFGDLAPNQTLTLRSPEGYDTENVLPPTSIVENGYRWSGPHTFDADRPFAVFTENDSVVGVSMVVLVAVGVLALFAGAATVWAYYRDGDERPVPWLRDVRRAVASRVREALSAESESEAEESAADADAAAGSAAAEPAASGASDDADSEPTDPELLSDEERVERLLREHGGRMKQSEIVEETRWSTAKVSQLLSSMAEDGRVEKLRIGRENLISLPGEGVDNGIDEE
- a CDS encoding DUF7096 domain-containing protein; this encodes MSRVRPALAAVLLVVATTATLAASGGVAAPVEPGDEPVVGTSEQSAHVLLLTEANTAAYNEPRASVTSTLESGHATLGTDLRLATVEQRLDAADNRSARREILRNATDEAAERVAALRERATAAHDAYRNGELSTGSYVRTLGTIHAEASSLSTTLGRTASGGSLYNHAISDSFSEIGTRVYRLRAQLATVQGPVREHVADVVHGNREQVRVHVTAGNGVMLSTIDDGTYVRETVRPDNVEETLGGDFADASTVIQSKYPWLSNNSRSPSIIETRGGYAFYYRANYGHGQITAYIDTTTEKVYAERHQQTLAQLPADVEQRDTANNVTLSTSRTYAGGPLLVRAENEAGEPIDTTVSLNGTSVGDTGDDGRLWVLSPAGEYNVATVHDGAALEVNVTARPAP
- a CDS encoding type IV pilin; the encoded protein is MPRGYAPVAVVLLLAVTVVAAAAVATAVPALPGDPPPQRGVAADATSDGRVQVTLHAGESIDIESATVRIAVDGEPLAHQPPVPFFAARGFHGGPTGPFNVAADQSWAVGETASLQVTGTNSPALRVGATLTVRVLVDGRVVAVGETTVEKTS
- a CDS encoding methyltransferase domain-containing protein, encoding MGVLEDKARARTFYKYLSKVYDRVNPFVWNEEMRDEALAMLDLDADDRVLDVGCGTGFGTEGILQYTDDVYGLDQSRHQLAKAREKFGKHDPVAFHYGDAERLPFKDNTFDAVWSSGSIEYWPNPVEGLREIRRVLEPGEWTVVVGPDYPNSTVFQKVADAIMLFYDEDEADRMFAEAGFVDVEHHVMQAKPGSPRAIVTLARAPDEHASD
- the ahaH gene encoding ATP synthase archaeal subunit H, which encodes MPRPEVLEDIKSAESDADDIVAEAEEDREQRLSEARKRADEIRSEAEEEARELKEQRLEEAREDIEAERNRILEEGEADREQLEALAEENEEDAVAYAVEQFEEAVHAQT